Proteins co-encoded in one Gehongia tenuis genomic window:
- a CDS encoding M20/M25/M40 family metallo-hydrolase, with amino-acid sequence MIDPQRMLQKFMDYVRVDSESGNERAFAEVLLKDLGAFAGLSVEWAGGGEAAGSDAGNLYAYLPGTMQGEPILLCAHMDTVVPGRGIDPYVEDGFVKSRDGTILGGDDKAGITAILEALRAVLEEGLPHRPVELLFTVKEEVGLMGAKTFDISRVKSRLALSVDYVGSPGVMPIRGPGMMEIRAKIHGVPAHAGIAPEAGVSAIMVGAAAVSRMKLLRVDEETTANIGTFRAVGPTNIVSPEAEIVIEVRSRSKVKLAGHTNELVQALQSAADEYGARLECTVREGYVPYDIPGDDPQVVRVAEACRRAGVTPEFVSCGGGSDSNVFNAQGLVSFNIGSGMKDVHTTDESLSIAEFVSAARVLRELIL; translated from the coding sequence TTGATCGATCCCCAAAGGATGCTGCAAAAGTTTATGGATTATGTGCGGGTGGACAGCGAATCGGGAAATGAGCGGGCCTTTGCCGAGGTTTTGCTGAAGGATCTCGGCGCTTTCGCCGGCCTTTCGGTGGAATGGGCCGGGGGCGGCGAGGCGGCGGGCTCCGACGCGGGCAATCTGTACGCCTATCTGCCCGGCACAATGCAGGGCGAACCCATCCTCCTGTGCGCGCACATGGACACGGTGGTGCCCGGCCGGGGCATCGATCCCTACGTGGAGGACGGCTTTGTGAAAAGCCGGGACGGCACCATCCTCGGGGGGGACGACAAGGCGGGCATCACGGCCATCCTGGAGGCCCTTCGCGCCGTGCTGGAGGAGGGACTCCCCCACCGGCCGGTGGAGCTTTTGTTCACCGTCAAGGAGGAGGTGGGCCTCATGGGCGCCAAAACCTTCGACATCTCCCGGGTGAAATCGAGGCTGGCCCTGTCCGTTGACTATGTGGGGTCCCCCGGCGTCATGCCCATCCGGGGCCCGGGCATGATGGAGATCCGGGCAAAGATCCACGGCGTGCCCGCCCATGCCGGCATCGCGCCCGAAGCGGGCGTCAGCGCCATCATGGTGGGCGCCGCGGCGGTGTCCCGCATGAAGCTTTTACGGGTGGACGAGGAGACCACCGCCAACATCGGCACCTTCCGGGCCGTGGGCCCCACCAACATCGTATCTCCGGAGGCGGAGATCGTCATCGAGGTGAGAAGCCGTTCCAAGGTGAAGCTGGCCGGCCACACCAACGAACTGGTGCAGGCTCTGCAGTCCGCGGCGGATGAATACGGCGCACGGCTGGAATGCACGGTGCGGGAGGGCTACGTGCCCTACGATATTCCCGGCGATGATCCCCAGGTGGTGCGGGTGGCGGAAGCCTGCCGTCGGGCGGGCGTCACCCCGGAGTTCGTCTCCTGCGGCGGCGGCAGCGATTCCAACGTGTTCAATGCCCAGGGCCTCGTCTCCTTCAATATCGGCTCAGGCATGAAGGACGTGCACACCACCGACGAATCCCTGTCCATTGCCGAATTTGTGAGCGCCGCCCGGGTGCTCCGGGAGCTGATCCTCTAA